A region from the Rosa rugosa chromosome 6, drRosRugo1.1, whole genome shotgun sequence genome encodes:
- the LOC133715913 gene encoding low affinity inorganic phosphate transporter 4-like: protein MAIAVLDALDNARTQWYHMTAIVIAGMGFFTDAYDLFCISTVSKLLGRLYYYDPKTGAPGKLPQNINNLVTGVALVGTLSGQLFFGYLGDKLGRKRVYGITLIMMVVCAICSGLSFGSTPSAVMTTLCFFRFWLGFGIGGDYPLSATIMSEYANKSTRGAFIAAVFAMQGVGIIFAGLVSMTLSAIFLSRYPAPAFDANPKDYSDVLSTQPEADFLWRIVLMIGALPAIVTFYWRMKMPETARYTALIEGNAKQAASDMGNVLEIEIRAEQDKVAQFKAANEYTLLSGEFFRRHGKHLIGTMTTWFLLDIAFYSQNLTQKDIFPAMGLTDPAKKVNALMEVFQTSRAMFVVALLGTFPGYWFTVAFIEKLGRFRIQLVGFFMMSVFMLIIGFKYAWLKDHPAIFATLYGLTFFFANFGPNSTTFVLPAELFPTRVRSTCHAISAASGKAGAMIGAFGIQDITLDGKPKSIQKAMMILAFTNMLGFCFTFMVTETKGRSLEEISGEDGDNGGENGIRTDAPVSK, encoded by the coding sequence aTGGCCATAGCCGTACTGGATGCTCTAGACAATGCTCGAACGCAATGGTACCACATGACAGCCATTGTCATAGCCGGAATGGGCTTCTTTACCGACGCCTATGACCTCTTCTGTATCTCCACCGTTTCTAAGCTCCTAGGCCGGCTTTACTACTACGACCCCAAAACAGGAGCCCCCGGAAAGCTTCCCCAAAACATCAACAACTTGGTGACCGGAGTTGCCCTAGTCGGAACCCTATCGGGCCAACTATTCTTCGGCTACCTTGGGGACAAGCTTGGCCGCAAGAGAGTGTACGGCATCACCCTCATCATGATGGTCGTCTGCGCCATTTGCTCCGGCCTCTCCTTCGGGTCCACACCAAGCGCCGTAATGACAACCCTTTGTTTCTTTAGGTTTTGGCTTGGATTCGGCATTGGCGGAGATTATCCCCTCTCTGCCACAATCATGTCCGAATATGCCAACAAATCAACACGCGGCGCTTTCATAGCGGCGGTGTTTGCCATGCAAGGCGTGGGGATTATCTTTGCCGGTTTGGTTTCCATGACACTCTCGGCAATCTTCCTTAGTCGTTACCCTGCACCAGCATTCGATGCAAACCCTAAAGACTATTCTGACGTGTTATCCACGCAACCGGAGGCGGACTTCTTGTGGAGGATTGTCCTCATGATCGGGGCTCTGCCAGCCATTGTCACGTTCTACTGGCGCATGAAAATGCCCGAAACGGCTCGCTACACGGCCTTGATCGAAGGAAACGCCAAGCAAGCCGCGAGTGATATGGGTAATGTTTTGGAGATCGAAATCCGAGCCGAGCAGGACAAGGTGGCGCAGTTCAAAGCAGCAAACGAGTACACTTTGCTCTCCGGAGAGTTCTTCAGGCGGCACGGGAAACATCTCATCGGAACGATGACGACTTGGTTCTTGTTGGACATCGCGTTTTACAGCCAAAACTTGACTCAAAAGGACATTTTCCCGGCGATGGGTTTGACTGACCCAGCTAAAAAGGTCAACGCTCTTATGGAAGTCTTCCAAACCTCTAGGGCCATGTTTGTGGTTGCGTTACTAGGGACATTCCCTGGTTACTGGTTCACCGTGGCTTTCATCGAAAAGCTCGGACGATTCAGGATCCAACTCGTCGGGTTCTTCATGATGTCTGTGTTCATGCTCATCATTGGGTTCAAATACGCGTGGCTAAAAGATCACCCAGCAATATTTGCAACTCTCTATGGTCTGACATTTTTCTTCGCCAACTTTGGTCCGAACAGCACAACTTTCGTGCTTCCGGCCGAGCTGTTTCCGACGAGGGTGAGGTCCACGTGCCATGCGATAAGTGCAGCGTCCGGGAAGGCTGGGGCGATGATCGGTGCATTTGGTATACAAGACATAACTTTGGATGGAAAACCCAAGTCGATTCAAAAGGCTATGATGATTTTGGCGTTTACCAAcatgttagggttttgtttCACGTTCATGGTCACCGAGACCAAAGGGCGGTCCTTGGAGGAGATCTCCGGCGAAGATGGTGACAACGGCGGCGAAAATGGAATACGTACGGATGCACCGGTGTCTAAGTAG
- the LOC133716155 gene encoding low affinity inorganic phosphate transporter 4-like, with translation MAIAVLNALDTARTQWYHMTAIVIAGMGFFTDAYDLFCISTVSKLLGRLYYYDPSTGKPGKLPVSVNNLVTGVALVGTLSGQLFFGYLGDKLGRKKVYGITLIMMVFCAICSGLSFGSTAGSVMTTLCFFRFWLGFGIGGDYPLSATIMSEYANKSTRGAFIAAVFAMQGVGIIFAGLVSMTLSALFLHYYDAPAFKTKPPVEYSDVFSTQPEADYMWRIVLMIGALPAIVTFYWRMKMPETARYTALIEGNAKQAATDMGQVLEIEIQAEQDKVAQFKAANEYTLLSGEFFRRHGKHLIGTTTTWFLLDIAFYSQNLTQKDIFPLMGLTDKAENVNALMEVFQTSKAMFIVAMFGTFPGYWVTVLLIEKLGRFKIQLVGFFMMSLFMFIIGVKYVELKGHKYWFAILYGLTFFFANFGPNSTTFVLPAELFPTRVRSTCHAISAACGKAGAMVGAFGVQTYTLDGNQNKIKKAMLFLAFTNMLGFFFTFLVTETKGRSLEEISGEDGGNGSNGVTGSQYETQMTPKPVTS, from the coding sequence ATGGCGATTGCCGTGTTGAATGCTTTGGATACTGCTCGAACACAATGGTACCACATGACGGCCATTGTCATTGCCGGAATGGGCTTCTTCACCGACGCCTATGACCTCTTCTGCATATCCACCGTTTCAAAACTCCTCGGCCGACTGTACTATTATGACCCCAGTACCGGAAAGCCCGGAAAGCTCCCCGTAAGCGTCAACAACTTGGTGACCGGAGTTGCCCTAGTCGGAACCCTATCGGGCCAACTATTCTTTGGCTACCTTGGAGACAAGCTTGGCCGCAAGAAAGTGTACGGCATCACCCTCATCATGATGGTCTTCTGCGCCATTTGCTCCGGCCTATCCTTCGGGTCTACAGCGGGTTCCGTGATGACAACACTTTGTTTCTTTAGGTTTTGGCTTGGTTTTGGCATCGGAGGAGATTATCCCCTCTCCGCCACCATCATGTCGGAATATGCCAACAAATCAACACGTGGTGCTTTTATAGCGGCCGTGTTTGCCATGCAAGGAGTAGGGATTATCTTTGCGGGTTTGGTTTCCATGACACTCTCAGCACTCTTCCTCCACTACTACGACGCTCCTGCATTCAAAACAAAACCCCCTGTAGAGTATTCTGACGTGTTCTCCACGCAGCCGGAGGCCGACTACATGTGGAGGATTGTCCTCATGATCGGGGCTTTGCCGGCTATTGTCACGTTTTACTGGCGGATGAAAATGCCGGAAACGGCGCGTTACACGGCGTTGATCGAAGGCAACGCCAAGCAAGCAGCGACTGACATGGGTCAGGTCCTGGAGATCGAAATCCAAGCCGAACAGGACAAGGTGGCGCAGTTCAAAGCAGCAAACGAGTACACTTTGCTCTCCGGAGAGTTCTTCAGGCGGCACGGGAAGCATCTCATCGGAACAACGACTACTTGGTTCTTGTTGGACATCGCATTCTACAGCCAAAACCTTACTCAGAAGGATATCTTCCCTCTTATGGGTCTCACTGACAAAGCTGAAAATGTCAATGCTCTTATGGAAGTCTTCCAAACCTCCAAAGCCATGTTTATAGTTGCAATGTTCGGAACTTTTCCGGGTTACTGGGTCACCGTCCTCCTCATTGAGAAGCTCGGACGGTTCAAAATCCAACTCGTCGGGTTTTTCATGATGTCCTTGTTCATGTTCATCATAGGGGTCAAGTATGTTGAACTCAAGGGCCACAAGTACTGGTTTGCCATTTTATACGGTTTGACATTTTTCTTCGCCAACTTTGGCCCCAACAGCACCACGTTTGTGCTTCCCGCCGAGCTGTTCCCGACCAGGGTGAGGTCCACGTGTCACGCGATAAGCGCAGCGTGCGGGAAGGCAGGTGCGATGGTTGGTGCATTTGGGGTGCAAACCTATACTTTGGATGGAAACCAGAACAAAATTAAGAAGGCTATGTTGTTCCTGGCGTTCACCAAcatgttagggtttttcttCACGTTCTTGGTCACCGAGACCAAAGGCAGATCCTTGGAGGAGATCTCTGGAGAGGATGGCGGCAACGGTAGCAATGGCGTCACCGGAAGTCAATATGAAACACAAATGACCCCTAAACCGGTGACTAGCTAG